ACTTAAGATTCAAACCCTCCCTCCATGGATTTTTATTCTCATGATCATTTTGTTCTGTAACCAACACTGGGAGTTTCAAAACTAAGACAAGAAGTCCCTTAGTTCTTGTAGTCTGCCTCCAACAGTGACTAACACGTGCAGATTAATACAAAGACAGGTCAGGCATTAAAGAGAATTTCCTCAAAGAAAAGCATTCTTCCCAAGGGCTTACTTGCAAAATACCTCACAGAGACACAGGTGGTTGCTTTGCAATGAATAGTCCTTAAAGTTGTTTGAGGAAGACTGTGTAtgtggagatatttaagaataCATATGGTGGTTAGCATACACAGTCTATGATGAGCAGTTTCTACAGCTTCATAGTTTACAGGTCAAGTACCATCTGCTTTGATTGTTCTGAACCCATAACTTGCCATTTTAATTTGATGCACCTTCACACTgcaaaaaggtgaaaaattaccctttgctctttttctgtgctgctcctgaTTTTACAAGCCCTCATCATATCTATCTTGCTTAGCTCTGTTCTTTTACTAACAGTTTTCTGTCACCTAATTTAGTTAATAAGCTTAAGTAAATGGTACAACAGTAGTAATCAGTGCCAGCACAGCTACAGGGCTGAAGCACTGGAGAGCAAGATAATCTGCTTTCAGCAACAGTAAGCCCATTTTGCTCAGCTTTATGCAACATCATCACCTCATCCTGTCCTTGGTCAGCCAAATACTTTCTCAGCTGCACTGAAAcatcttcctttctgaaggAAATTGTTGGAACTACTGAGGGCAACACATCTTTTCAAGGACATTTCTCACTAGAGCAGGATCTCCAGTATCTCAGACAATGTAAAGGTCAAGACAGGGGTTCTCTGAAAATGATCCTTCCATTTGAAACAGAGCTTACAGCTTTAGTTTCAGCCAAAACAGTTATTCAAAGGATAAGCAGTTTTTTTATCTGTTCCAGAAGGGCAGAGGTGAACATGCAATATGAATGAACCACAACTAAGCATATGACAAGAGGCCCTAAGAGTCAAGGATAAGGCTTTTATCTATCATCTCCTGGCCCTCTGCTTGCCTTTTGTCAGGTGCAGGCAAGAAAGTTGCACTACAACAAGCTTACACAGCCTATTACACAGTTCAGTGCTGTAGTAATGCTGCAGAGTTCACTAGTACATATAACTTCAGTAAAAGTTGAAAGAGCAAGTGGTAGGCAACCTTGAGCTTCCTTCAGCAACAGAGAAAGTACATGAAGATAAATACCAGTCAACTTTCAAAGACTAATCTGATCTAAGGCCCCTCATGTAGCAGTTCCTCATCAAGGTCTCTTGCAACAACATCATCCAGACTACTCCAGGATGGTACATTGCAGCTGGGAAAGCCAGCCAGGCTGAAAACAGCTGCACCACAGTGATTATCCCTTTCAAGGAAATTGCTTGAGCTAATTACAACATAAGCCATGTTTATAAAGCTTAACTTTTACTAACTGAAAAGGATAATAAGCAATCTCATTAAAAAGTGAGAAGCATCATATTAGAATTTTAGTTGTTTTGAAGCCAACCTTCTGCTCAAAGATGGTACTATTATAGAGACAGTAGAGCTTCTGTGCCagctcttctttatttttcttgaaatacttCACATAGTGGAAATCTGGATTTGAGAGATCTTGCAAGAAACAATCAGGCACTGAGCACACCCTGGGCCTGCAAGAAAAGCCATGAAGCAGTTTACTGAAGTACAGATATCACATTGCAAAACAATGGATGTTTTATAGCTAATATCTCAGGGATGCTGCCTCTGGCATAAACATCTCCTGGCTCTTTTCAACAGCTTGCCTTCACAGCACCAGTAGGACAAACACATATACTGACTGTCTTCTTCCCACTTGAGCAGGAAGGTGCTGCAGTAGTTCTGCAGTTATTGCATTAATTCACAAAACTAGATTATGAAGACTCCCAAGCACAAAAACGAGGGTGGCTCCTATTTGTGACACAGTGAATCACAATTATACCAAAACTTGATAAATATCTGAACAGCCCTAACATCATCACCCACAATACAGGTATAAAACCAGCCAAAGGTGTTCTAGGAATCCTCAGGAATCCATTCAGTGCAAGCAAATTCTCCACTATGACAACTAACTCAAACACTACAGCATTCTGACGAAGCATCAGCTTTGAAGAATTTGTTTAAAGGTTTTTCAACTGATATACAGAAATATAGAAAGGACTAAAAGGCAGAATAGAGGTCACTATAAGAATTGAAAAAAGACATTCTCCTGAAAAGGCTAAATTGCTTTCAtgtatagaaaaagaaatatgaactTTGCAAGCTGAAGGATACTGctcaaaaataaaaggcaagcTTGTTAAAAGGCATGAATTACCAATAGAATCAGTTTTGACATATTTTCAGAGGCAGACAGCTTGAAAGATAGAATATGTCAGGCAAGCACACGTTAGAAGTTAGTGCTAGAGACAAGGAACAGAGCTAACACAAAGAAGGCCTGAAATTCATCAGATTTGTCAACAATTCCTCTAAGCAGAGATTAGCTTATTATTGAGACTGAAATTTTTGATTTCCTGCTACTTAACCATTAGCAGCTGCTGAAATGGTCTAAGCCTCTACGTATCATAAAAACGTCATCATACGCAAAACACTCTGCATCTCTTGGTCTACCTATAATGATCCCAGAACACAAAAAAGGAGATGAAACTtaccttttctctttatttgctGATTGTGAACAACTGACCAATTCATTCCTAGGGATTCTTACAGGAGTGATCATCCTGGAAGGTGTTTCTTGAAGGCAAATGAAGTCTGGCCTTGGTGTCTTAACTCCCTCTCCTTGCAAGGGCTGAGCATCTTCACAGGATGGCTTGATGTTTCCTAGTTCAACAGAAAGTCACAAGACTACACATTATTAGAGAACCACAGGCATCAGCAACCAAGTAATGGACATCAGTGAAAAAAGTCAAATACTCCACCTCAGCATACATGCTCTTACTCTGCAACACTTGCTTTTACAACTGATGGAAAGGTAACTTGCTGTTATATACTACAAGAACTGCCACTCAATGAAGGAGTGACAGTTTCAAAACTTTCAAACATTATACCATGAGATTGGTAGAATCACTTTTCAGAATGCTCAGAGCAGTAACTTCTGATTGCATCAAACTCAACTGCAAGATGCTGACTTGCATTTCCTGAACAAATCCTACAGAAGAGAAGCAGGCAGTGAGCAGGCAATAGGGAGCTTGCAGATAAGCTGAGAACAATTGCTTACCTGTTGTGCTTGGCTGGTGGTCAGTTCTACTTGTGCTAAAAACTGGTTGTTTTCGGGGCACACTTTGTTTCCTTATCCTTTCTATTAATGATTCAAATTCATCATCTGAGCTATCTGACTCTACATCTGTACTCTGTCGTACTGCCACAGTTGGTGCTTTATTTTCAGTACTGTTTTcacagcttctttctttccttctaacAAGCAAGTCTGGACTGCCTCTAGAAATTGACTCTTTCAGATTTTGAGGAGGTGAGAGTTTTATGTGCCCCTGACTCTCTTTCAAGTCTTTTACTCCCCATGTTTCATGCCATGAGCTTTCCACAAAGACAGAATCTTCAGCGTCACTTGAAGCCTCTGGATACTGCAATTCTTGACAGcaagtgtttttctttgcagaagtcATTACCTTCCTGGGGGTCTGGAGATCCTTCTGTGCTGCAATTCAGAAGAAACAACCAAAAGTTTGGGTAGTTTCATCTAGGAAACCTATGTTTGtcttcacacacacagaaaaaacctcTTGAAAGATACTaaaccagacagaaaatccTCTCCTGTTACGCTAAAGGAAGAGATAAAGTGATCCTATATTTAACAAGATCTCCCATAAACATAAGCTCAGCAATGAATGCTGTCTTTCCATCCATTAAAATTCCTGTTTCATGTCTGCTGTTGGACTTGCCATTCTTTGTTGTGCTCTTTCTCACTTTGAAGTCCAAGAAGAAatcatccaagtcatcaattAAGTCTTTCACActgtaaaaggagaaaataatgtgaaaaaagTAGGCATAAGCAGGGGAATAGAAGAGCAAGTTTGTCTTGatgaagaaacaaaccaaaaaaaggcaCCCCATGTAACATCATCAGTTGCTCACAGCAAATGTTACCAACTACATTCATCAGTAGGAATGGCAATAAAGCATGTACACTCCCAAACATCCCATTTAACATGTGTCCTGAACGTACAGATTGAACATGTAACAGTTCTTCAGTCTGCACTCGGTGCTATACCTGTATCTGCTTAGGATTTTGTAGCTTTTCATCATTTATCTGTATTCTAAATAGTAGATGTGATACAAAAAACTTATACATTACCACTGAAAAGTCATCAGCTACAGCACCCACCTGGCATCCTCTTTTCTAGAAACAGATTTGGGAGTTTTCATT
This genomic stretch from Calypte anna isolate BGI_N300 chromosome 4, bCalAnn1_v1.p, whole genome shotgun sequence harbors:
- the LOC115598217 gene encoding acidic repeat-containing protein-like, whose product is MTSAKKNTCCQELQYPEASSDAEDSVFVESSWHETWGVKDLKESQGHIKLSPPQNLKESISRGSPDLLVRRKERSCENSTENKAPTVAVRQSTDVESDSSDDEFESLIERIRKQSVPRKQPVFSTSRTDHQPSTTGNIKPSCEDAQPLQGEGVKTPRPDFICLQETPSRMITPVRIPRNELVSCSQSANKEKRPRVCSVPDCFLQDLSNPDFHYVKYFKKNKEELAQKLYCLYNSTIFEQKVGFKTTKILI